The nucleotide sequence CTCCAAAATGGGGCACCGCATGCTGCTCGACCACTTCCATCAGCCGGACTGGCCCTACCATCCGGTCCAGACCGGGGATTCCATCAGCCTGGGCAAGCACACCGTGCAGTTCATCGAAACCCGCATGCTGCACTGGCCGGACTCCATGTTCTCCTACCTTCCCGAAGCAAAACTGCTGATCTCCAACGACGGTTTCGGCCAGAACATCGCCTCCAGCGAACGCTTCGACGACGAAGTGGATCTGTCCATGCTCATGGCCGCCACATCCCACTACTACCACAACATCATCCTGCCCTACTCCTCGCGGGTTCTGGCCGTGCTCGACCAGGTCGCGAAGATGGGCCTTGAAATCGACATGATCGCCCCGGATCACGGCATCATCTGGCGCAAGCATGTCCAGCTCATTCTGGACACCTACCGCGAATATGCACTGCAAAAGCCGCATAAAAAAGCAGTCATCGCCTATGAAACCATGTGGCATTCCACGGAAAAAATGGCCAAGGCCATCGCCGAGGGACTCATGGAGGAAGGCGTGTCCGTCAAGCTCATGCATCTCAAGCAGTACCACCACAGCGACGTCATGGCCGAACTGGCCGACGCCACGGGCATTCTCTGCGGCTCGCCGACCCACAACAACGGCATTCTGCCGCTGATGGCCGACTTTTTGACCTACATGAAGGGTCTGCGTCCCGAAGGGCGCATCGGCGCGGCGTTTGGCTCCTATGGCTGGAGCGGCGAATGCGTGAACGTCATCGCGGACTGGCTCAAGTCGGCCAAGGTGGATGTCATCGAACCCGGCGCCAAGGCCAAAAACGTGCCCGACCATGCCAAACTGGCCGAGTGCAAGGAATTGGGACGCCAAGTCGGCAGGGCCATCGTGGCCAAAGTGGAAGCGGGAGCCTAGGAGCGCCGCATGCCCACCGGCAGAGAAACCAAACGCCGCGTGCTCGACATTTTGGGCGGCGAAGACTGGGAGTCCGGATTGGACACCATCCTGGCCTTGCCCGCCCAAAGTGTCATCGGGCCGCTCTTTTCCGCCCTGTGCGCCTCGTCCCCGGCCATTCGCTGGCATGCCATCACTGCCTTTGGGCTGGTGCTGGCCGGCATGGCCAAGGCCACGCCGGAAAAGGCCCGGATCGTCATGCGCCGATTCATCTGGAGCCTCAACGACGAATCCGGCGGCATCGGCTGGGGCGCGCCCGAGGCCATGGCCGAAATCGTTTGCCAGAGCCCTCTCCTGGCGTCCGAATATCACAACCACGTGCTGGCCTACATCCATGAAGACCACT is from Deltaproteobacteria bacterium and encodes:
- a CDS encoding FprA family A-type flavoprotein; the protein is MSATEIKKGIYWVGIVDWNLHDFHGYSQASQGTTYNAYLVVDDKITLFDSVPAKFQMDLYHQIRPIVPLEKIDYIVCNHVEPDHSGALPFLMDKIRPEKLICSKMGHRMLLDHFHQPDWPYHPVQTGDSISLGKHTVQFIETRMLHWPDSMFSYLPEAKLLISNDGFGQNIASSERFDDEVDLSMLMAATSHYYHNIILPYSSRVLAVLDQVAKMGLEIDMIAPDHGIIWRKHVQLILDTYREYALQKPHKKAVIAYETMWHSTEKMAKAIAEGLMEEGVSVKLMHLKQYHHSDVMAELADATGILCGSPTHNNGILPLMADFLTYMKGLRPEGRIGAAFGSYGWSGECVNVIADWLKSAKVDVIEPGAKAKNVPDHAKLAECKELGRQVGRAIVAKVEAGA
- a CDS encoding HEAT repeat domain-containing protein; the encoded protein is MPTGRETKRRVLDILGGEDWESGLDTILALPAQSVIGPLFSALCASSPAIRWHAITAFGLVLAGMAKATPEKARIVMRRFIWSLNDESGGIGWGAPEAMAEIVCQSPLLASEYHNHVLAYIHEDHCRPDCYLEHAPLRRGAIWGVGRMAQVRPDLAIKAEADLLRALTDCDAPIRGLAAWACGHLGLTSALPGIKAMTDDHTPMELYQDRHLWQTTPATLAREAMTRITGARPAND